The Onychomys torridus chromosome 9, mOncTor1.1, whole genome shotgun sequence genomic sequence GGAGAGGACCAGTGTTCCTGGGGCTGCCGCAGTGTACCATGCTCATCCCCTCActccccagtcccctcctctactctctgtcctccccagccccacctgcaGTCACCATGGCCTCAGAAGCAGAAAAAACATTCCACCGGTTTGCTGTCTTCGGAGACACATCCAGCAGCGGCACCGAAATTACCAACAAGAACTTCTCCAAACTCTGTAAAGACTGCGGCATCATGGATGGCAAGGCGGTGACCTCCACAGATGTGGACATTGTGTTCAGCAAAGTGAAGTAAGGGGCCAGAGCTGGGGGGTGAAGTGAAAAGATAGTTGGTCACAGCccagttctttttgttgttgttttgggtttggtggtggtggtggttttcaagacacggtttctctgtgtagctttggagcctgtcctggaactcactctgtagaccaggttggcctcgaactcacagagatgatccgcctgcttctgtctcccgagtgctgggatttaaggcatgcgccaccaccgcccagccagatgGCACAGTTCTTCTGGTGGAAGATTCAAAAGGAGCATCTGGCAGGTGCCAGGCACCGTCCTGATCCCTATTCTCAAGATTCATTGGCAGGATAAAAGAGGCCATGCCTGACTAAGAAAAAGGTAGATGTTGGGAGGCAATGACTTCACACTCCCCAGTTACTGGATTTCTGTCTGACTGGCCAGGGCCAAGAATGCCAGAACCATCAACTTTCAGCAGTTTCAAGAGGCGATGAAGGAGCTGGGCCAAAAGCGCTTCAAGGGGAAGAGCCTAGATGAGGctttggaaaatatttataaactcaTGGAAGGCAAGGACCCCGCCACCACTGGTGTTACTGTGAGTAACGGTCTTCATTTTTGTCTGatcttttccttcctgtctctttttccctccctccctccctccttcccttcttgtctgtctatctttctgtctagCAGGACGTTACTCTGTTACCTtagactagcctggaactggctgtgtGACCCAGACTAGTTTTAGACTAAAGATCTCAGTACTTCAGCCTTCCAAGCgctaggatttcaggtgtgtgctgccacgcCTGCCTTCAGGATAGCATTCTTCATCTCCAGCCTGGAGCTCCACTTCCCTAGACTACTGCTCCAGCCCCGGGTCCGATTCAGGGCTCCGAGGCCTGTCAGCAGTGTAACTCAGGGGACAGACTGCAAAGCCTGTACTGGAAGACTTTAGCACCCTTGCAGTCATTCCGGAGGTGAGGACTGGGGCATGGAAAGAGAGACTGGCTCCAGATGCAACTGGCTACACTCTTAGGCACAGCATGGCTATTTCACTAGTGGGATTTAGACTGGCTTTCAAGTCTCAAGTCTGATCTAGACGCCTCAGTCTTCCGCGGCTTTGGAGGCACATTAGCATTGGAGGAACTCGGTGCCTGCTCCCccgactcctcctcctccatacaTTCAAGGTTTCCTGCCcacagctgtgtctgggcctcagGAGGCAGCACGGTGCCAGAGGCAGCGCCAGTGCTCCCAGCCTGGGCCTTACGGCTCTAAGACCCCCAGCATGTGCCTTGCGTGTGGGGAAGGGCTGTGGTAGcgcaggaaaaggaggaaggctcaacccccaccccaccccaccccctggctTGCAGAAAGCAACAACAGTGGGCGGCGTCGACCGGTTGACAGACACCAGTAAGTACACTGGAACCCACAAGGAGCGCTTTGACGAGAGCGGCAAAGGGAAGGGCATCGAAGGACGGGAAGAGACCACGGACAACTCAGGCTATGTGAGCGGCTACAAGGGGGCCGGCACCTATGACCAAAAAAGCAAGTAGAGAGGAGCCGTCTTCACCTGCTAGTTTCCTGACTCTGGGTTCTTCACACCAGGAACCCTAGGAGATAATAAACTTCGTGTGTGCAGCATCTAGTGAGTTCCGTCTCATGAATGTGAGGGCCAGATTGGTCCATagacagagaaggggagaagagaaagccCAAGGAGCCAGGGTTTTCAGCCATGGACCCTTTCCCTACTAAGCCTCGTGCATACTAACCATAACGTAGTTGTCTCCTTGGCAACTGCTCCTGCGAAACAGGACTGGGTAATGCATTTGGAGGTAAGAGTTAAATCAGATGCAGAAGAAAAAACATTTACTTACTGTGTTTACACATCAGTGGCCTCCATTCCTTCCACCTCCCCAAAGGGAGGCATAGTTCTTGATCTGACATACCATGACCCAAATAATCTCTTAGGGCCTTCAGTGTGTCTCCCAACTTGCTCTGTTAGAATCCAAGTTTTGTTGGGAGATAGATAAAAAACCAGGAAGAGGAGCCTAACACTATTACAAATCACAAATGTATTTTCTAGCAGGGGAAAGAgaatctttctgtttgtttgtttggttggtttggtttttgagaaggagtctcactgtgaagccctggctgtcttggaagcCTGGTACactggatcaggctggccttgaactcatagagacacctgctgggattgaaggtctctaccctcctccacctccattgTTATGCCCACAGAACAGAAGACACTTTCCAGCTGCTAAGAGCAGTTCCGAAGGATGGTCAGAGATGGGTGGTCACCAGGACAACAAAAGCAGGGAAGGGAAGTAAACCACAAGTTTACTTGAGTTGAAggtgtttttaaactttttatttggaAATGGTTACAGATTCACAAGAAGTCAATACAGAAAGGAGCTCCCGAACCTTTTGCCTGGTTTCCCCTCATGGTTCTTCCACTTTATAGGACTGGAAATTGGGCCAGCCTCATCATCTGCCACCTGAGTGGCACAGACCCTGGAGTCTGGGAAATGCTGGGTAGagatgagggaggaaaggggactAAGGGACCTTGGGAAGAACAGAAAAGATAACTTGAGATGCTGATGGGCCAAGGAAGGAGGGATGACAGAGGTCGGGAGAAGGTAGGCAGCAAGGCTATGAGTGGTTGGGAGTGTAGGGCAACACTCCACAgtgagggaggtgggggaagggtagGCTTAGGGAAGGGGAGATCACAGAGAAGTGCAGGCTGGAGACAGAGGGGTCTCCGGGTCGGGTCGTAGGGAGGTTCCTTTTGCTGAAGAGTGGCAGGAATTATAAGGGAAATGTGGGAGATGGACACTCAAAacagggaaagggagaaataCTGGAACTGGGTGCCTGTTGCTATGGTGTGAGTTGGGACCTGGGCCTCCATCCAGACGTCGGGATCTGGCCCAGTGGCTAGACAGGCTCTGCCAGCTGGACACCATCCGCTTCTTGGGTGGGTTTTACTGTCACTGGGAGAGGGAGGCctgtggtgggggtggtgagaAGGTGAAAAGAACCTGAAGGGGGGCAAAGGCTCTGCCTCAGAAGTCAGGAAGACATGCAGCCAGATTCCGAGTTTGGGAACAGGCTTTGGGGTGGCATGTAGAGACCTGTACGAGGTGGGACAGGTTTGCGAGCTAAGTCCCTAGTAGATGCCAATGATACCTATTGGCTCAGCATCATGCTTGCTGGAGCAGAGCAAGTACAGCCTCTGGTTGGTCAGGGTGCTGTTGTAGCTGCAGCTGGTTGGTGGCTGCTTAGAGTCCAAGGTGCAGACTGTAATGGGGAAGGAGTCCTGAGTGAGGGTGCAATATTCATTGTAGTTCTCACAGAAGCTCTCGCTGTATTTGCAGAACTTTTGGGTGTCCTTCCAGGGGGCGTGTACCACATAGTGGATCTTAGGGCAGAACCAGTCCTGTACTCTGCCCCTCACATAGGCCATGAGGCCATTGCAGTACCCGTGGAAACCCTTCGGGTATTTAACCATGGGGTAGTCAATGTGTAAGGTGCGGAAGTTCTTGATGGCCATCTGCATGTTGATGCCTATCACCAGAGTTGGCCGAAAGACGAGCTGGAGGAAAAGGAGCCAGACCACATCCCgtgccatgccttctgctggcaAAGTTATGGTAATTAGAGACACATTCAGCCTAAAGAGACTGTCCACCCTTCCCAGAGCTGCCAGTATTCTCCCAATTCCCCTATATGCCTCCCTTGTCCTCTAAGAACTGCTCAGGGACTTACAAATCCTGACACTCCAGAGAGACACCTGCTCAAGGCCACCCCTCAGACCAGCCATCTACAGCTAACCCTTCTCTCTCGTGGTTCGCCACTGAGTCTCAGTCTCACCCAGTCCTTGGGCTGGAGCACAGAATCAGAGGTCCAGCGGGTCCTTGGGTGAGAGACGCTGCTGGATTCTCCCTGTTTCCAGGCACCCCTTCTGGTAAATACAGAAGGAATGGAGAATAGACCGCAGTGGCAGTCTCAGAAAGCTCTGCAGGAAGAAACCGAAGTCAGGGAGGAGAGTAGGAGGCAGAGGTGTGCCTTGCCTAAGGCCACTTACAGTCTAGAGGTGGGATGAGGCTAAAAAGGTTTCTGGATAAAGaccagtctggaaggagggagcGTCCCCTGAGTTTAAGAAGCCCTGTGCTTCGTGGGTTAGATGGGTAGGAGGAAAGACACATTGCTGTCTGGTCTGCTCTCTGGTGTCCTCAGAACACTTAGTTCCAACCTCCTGGCCAGAAACCCCTAAGTCCCTGGATCTTCTTTGATGTTTGTTCTGGTCCACTGGTCCTGCTTTCAGCAAAGTGGGAAGGAAAGAACCATCTTGTTGCTGAAGAACAAAGTGTTTACCTTTGATCAAGGGTTCATCAATGTCTCATCCCACTTATAAGCACCGGGGGCCATGTGCATGGGCACTTCCCACAGAAATGACAGACTGAGAACAAAGAACCTCCACAAGGACTTCCCACAGTCCTCATCAATTCCCAGCTGCTTGTGCCAACACCCTGCACCTATGACTCAGGGCCTATCAGGCCAGAGCCCTGCTAGAAATCTCTGCATGCTGCCTCTGAAGCCTCAAAGTTGGCAGGTTGGTTCTGAGAGCACTACCTGGGACTTGAGAGAATGTGAACCACCTGGCCAGATTAGATTCTTAGTATTGGCTGGTATGTGGTAGCTTGTCCTGCTGAGAAAAGGGCTAACAAGTTCCTCAGCTTTTTTATCAAATGTCTGGATCTTCATCAAAGTCAACACCCTAGCTCCCAAGAACCTGCTAGGTCTAGCCCTTTTGTCCCACAGGCCTTCTCCACATTTGCACATTTTAGGGTTTTATTTGGTGAcatgggtctcactatgtagcccaggttggcttcaaattggttatccccctgtctcagcctcttgagtgctggaaacACAGGTGTGTATCGCCCCATCGAGCTCCTTGGGCTTGCTCTTAGGAGAACCTCTTCAccttcagcagcagcagaaacaggaGTCAGTAGGCAGAGCACCGGGTGCTCTGGGGCTCACCATGGAGCTCGGGAAGGAGGAGTGTCATCAAAAGTTTCTCGGGTCCTGCCTGCCCCCCTCCCTACCTCCCATCCCCGACCTGCAgccaacttataaaataatcattcagaggcttaatattaattaccaattgcatggtctatggcaggcctcttgctagctagctcggacattttaaattaacccatttctattcatctatgttttgccgcgtgttccatggcttactggtctgttggcatgttgcttctccattggtggtggctggcatctctccggacttcacctttctctttcctgtctctctctccttggattttcccgcctgcctctcagctgccttgccataggacaatacagctttatttattaaccaatgggaacaacatatagtcacagtgtacagaaagacatccccccagCAGAGGAGTTGGTCTCAGAGAGAGACATATTGGTGTCCTCTGGATTTGCTCTTTCTGGCTGCACAAACTAGGGTCCATAATTAAATCTGTTCTCCTCAGACTTAGTTCTTCTGTGTCATGTGtcattgtctttattttcctgttgctatgataagctTTGACAAGAGCCTCTGAAGGGAGCAGAGTTCATTCTGGCTCACGTATCAAGGAGAGCCACCAGCGTGGGGAGGTCAAGGCAGCAGTCACATAgaatccagtcaggaagcaggtaTGAAGGAACACATGTTGGTGCTCAACTCCCTTTCTCCAGTCACACAATTCAGCATCCCAGCCAGGAAACAGTGATGCCCACCTCAATTAATGCCATCGGGACTGTGCCTTCCAGGCATGCACAGGatcccatctcccaggtgatttcagagcctgtcaagttgacattaaccATCATGGTTGTATGTATGCTCCTCAGTTTTCTGTGACAAGCTTCTCTGTCTCCCTAACCGTCAACCACAAGGCATGATGGTAAAATCATCAAGGCTCAATAGTTTCTATAGCATGTGTCATCACGTGAGTTCTCCAAGCTTCTGCTTCATCTGCTCATAAGGATAGAATGCTACGCCTCATGATGGTATCAGAACTCAAGACAATGTAAGTCATGAGCTTTTGCCCAGTACCTGGCTTGCGGTGATTTCTCAGTATGCATAAGCCATATTCTCCCCAAATCTATCCCTCTCTTGCAAACTTCTTTCCCAGCTCAGCCTCTCCTTTTACCTGGACACAAGGCACTCAGCTCCACTAAGTCTCAGTACCTTTCATTCAACTTCCAAAAAGAAATTAGtttccatggagctggagagatggctcaacagttaagagcactggctgcgctCCCAGAGGACCCGAGTCGGTTCTTAGCACTcacacgatggctcacaaccacctgtaactccagttccaggggatctgacacccttctgGCCTTATCACCAGGGATGCAggtgatatacacacacacacacacacacacacacacacacacacacacacacacacattcatgcaggcCAAAATACTtgtacacattaaaaacaatctTCAAATTCCCTGTTTTATTTAACCCTTTGCAACGGTTTCACGTTTCTTCAATATATAATCCAGTCAGCATCTCATAGGACACGAGACTGTCATGGTCTGGCTCTTGTCTGTGTCTCTATCTGCATTTGCATCCCCGCCAGCTTCCCACCTTGTGCTGCATCCCACACCCATGCCCCCATgctgtctcctcttcccctcttcccccatTCATCCCATAACCAGTGCCTATGAGGACAGTCCTGGGGTCTCATTACAGAATTCTCGGCTTAGAAGACCTCCCCTGAGGTTTGTGCACAATTCAGACAAGTGAGGATAAAGCCCGCAGAGGCAAGGGGCCTGTCCTTCAGGCTGCAGGATGGCGTCTAAGTCTGGCTGGTGGAAGCTTTAAGGACGTCAACCACAAAGTCTACGGTCCCGGTTTCAGCCATGCCAACTCAACCCTACTCCCTCCAGGCTGCAGCTGGAGCTTTTCCTTGCTCTTGTCACCTCCTACATCTCCACTCTCTAGTCCCTCCACCCACCGCTACTCACCTGTGCACACAAGATTCCAAAATCTAAAAGCTCATTATAGAGGAAGGGGTTCACTTCCTGGCTCTTGTCTCATCTTCTGTAAGATGACATAACACCTCCCTTAGTTCAGAAGGCTGTGAATAATGTgttacaataaatataaaatgccttttaattattttatttaaagaatatgtAGACAGGTAACTGGAAACATGTTTCCTAGGTTCTACATTAATTCACTTTGTCATTTTCAGAGCCTTATTTATTCCCTAAGCAGACCTAATGACAAATCTACAGCCCTGTGCCACCAACCCAGAGACCCCTCTAGACTAAGCCTCTGGGACTCGTCTCCACAGGGTTTCCAGTGATTACtatgacagaatttttttttttaatgttttaatttgggctgcagagatggctcagaggctaagagcaccgactgctctttcagaggttctgagttcaattcccagcacccacatggaggctcacaaccatctgtaatgagatctggtgccctcttccatatgcataataataaatgaatctttaaaaaagtgttttaatttattctttgaagattttatacatgtatgtagacCATACTTTGCCCCATCCCCCCACCAACACCTCCCagactgcccttgccttgatCCCATCTCTATAccaagtcctttaaaaaaaagtaatctaggctgggcggtggtggcacacgccttttatcccagcacttgggaggcagaggcaagcggatctctgtgagttcgaggccagcctggtctacaaagtgagttccagaaaaggcgcaaagctacacagagaaaccctgtcttgaaaaaccaaaataaataaataataataataataataatctactAAATCCAATTAGTGCCACTCATGCATGGGTGTAGGGATATCTAGGAGCATGGGCATCCCTACCAGGGGCTAGCTacacccttgaagaaaactgactgccccccagcaaccatcaactgccaacagctcctcagtaAGAGGTGGGCCTTTATAAGCCTCTTCTCCTTCATGCTGGAAGTTTGGCTGACTTGATTTCGTggaggcagccacagctgctgtgagttcctgagaGCAACAGCTTTGTCCTgtgcagaagacagcattttccaGCAGCTCCCTGATGGCTGGCTCTTATATCCTTGATATTCCCAGAGCCTTGCAGGGAAGAGGTCATGACATGGATGTAagatttagggctgagcatttcaCACTCACTTTCCCTACAGTTGTGTTTCCGGGACTCGTTTTCACATTgttcaaaaagattattccacagtaacaatttctttcttaagatttacttttattattttttaaattatgtgtaggtgtgtacatgtgtctgaatgtaggtgtgtgcacatgtgtacaggtctCCAGTTAGAAGTTCAGTAgcatgaaagaaaaagattatgAAAATCATGTCTGCCCATGGCTAAGATACTAAGTGGGAGAAAAGTCAGAGACAAAGCTAGAAAGGTCTGCCAGACAGTGGTAGGCCCGAGTATGGGCTAAGGAACTTATTCTGGCTATAACTAAGGAGTGGGGCACTGGAAAGGGCTTAGGGCACAGATCAACCTGATAACCTCACCCTAAGACCAAGTCCCTCTCTCCTATGTCTTAGCTTGTCTAAAGGTCTGGGAGCCAAGGATTCTAACCTTTGGTCAAGGCTGCCTCCTCCAAACCCACAGCTGTTCCAGGAAAGGTCATGGGAATCCAAAGACCTGAAAAGAGTCCCACAGCTGACCCTGACTTTGCAGTATGTTTCACTTTCTCCAAATATAAAAATGAGCCTATTCCCCTTATTTATCCAAGATCTACATCAGGCTGACAGAACTTGGATCTGCTCCTGTCTGGAGGGAAACACTCTCCCATGGGCTTCCCATTGGTATCTAGAGGCTGTGTGGAACTCCGGAAGAAAGGCTTGGCTCTGAAGGGTGGGCGCTCATCCAAGCCcagcctctctctccccacccctttgcTCCCTCCCACTGAAGGCTAGAGGAAGCAGCAGCTGTTGTCCTGTGGGGACACAGGCAGTGATCCACCTGGCACTGCTGGAATTTTCTTAACACCCACACTAACcttaacaacacacacacacacacacacacacacacacacacacagagagagagagagagagagacagagacagagacagagacagagacagagagacagagagagacagagagagacagagagacagacacagagagacagagcaagcacAAGGCAAGAAGTTGGGCCGACAGCAGTGACTAGTAACCGCGGAAGGTCAGGGTGaggctttcttcctccctccgTCTTAGactctgccttctttccttcttacccTTATCCTCCTTCTctcatcttttcctccttttgcCATGAAAGCAATGAACACAAAGCGGTAAAATCATCCTCCTACCAAGTGCAAAATGAAGCCGATCTTGCAAGTTGGCTGGTTAGTGTAGGCTAATAAAATTAAAGCCAAATTCCAGACAAGGGTTCCGACCTGAACTTCACAGACTGTGGGTTTTTACTTTCCTGCTTCAGTTTTTGTGTGCAGACTTGAAGCTCCGTGCCTTGTCCCTTTGGGGTGAGACAGTGGAGCCTTGTTTATCTCATTTACACCCAGTAGGAAGGCAACCTTCTGGAAAGCCCAGAATAGCAGAGTCAGAAGCAAGTAGGAGAACCGTGACAGGAAAACAGCGCCGTTCGGATCATTGTTTGGAAGCATCACACTTGGGGAGAATGGAAATCTGCAAAGGACTCCAAGCTAAGAATTTTAATGAGCTTACAGCCTCccgccccctcctcccacccGGAGCCTGCACTTCCAGGGGCAGGACTGGACCGAGCTAATACGAACTTGGTCCATGGCCTACTTTAACGCATGGGTTCTGGgaccaaggagatggctcagtgggcaaaagcatTTGTCatcaagcctgacgacctgagctcagtccctggTATCCATATGGTGCaatgagagaactgactgccacaacctgtcctctgacctcgtCACCTCATAGCTCTGTCTttatccttcttcttcttcctccccccacccaataaataagtatgaaaaacaaaatgtggattctttttatgtattcacatgtgtgtatgcgtgcgtgtatatatgtgtgagtgtgtgtgtgtgtgtgtgtgtgctcacgcacacgcacatgtctgtctgcctgtgcctGTGTATTTACAGCAGCATGACACAATACTCTATCCAGAAGTTCTGACACCTCAACAAAGAAGTGAACagctctgtctccccagggccAAACCTCCCCAGAGAAAACACAGTGGAGGCCTGTGTGAACTTGTCCTTGGTGCTGTCTTGCCATCTAGTGGCCTTGCCCTCTCCCAACACCGCTTCTTCTTAACAGAAATCCATCCTTAACCACCACAGCTGTGCGGTCTACCAAAAGTGACCTCTCTCCCTGCTCTCGGAAACATCCTCGCCTTCCTTGCTCAAAATCCCAGCATCTGCGGGGAGATAGATGGAGAGTGAGTATGGCTGACATACGTTGTATGCATGCCTAATATACCCAAAGAATTTAccaaagcatgttttttttttaaaaaaaatcttaatttctaGATCAAAACACAAACTTCAGAATCAACATACTTCATGTGATTTGTCTACAGTTGTGATCCACATACATTAAGTGTCCTTTAAAACAGGCCCCTCACTCCCCAGAATGAAGCCACAGCCGATCTTGGGGTCCCTAAGGTTACCCCCACGTCTGGCTCACCGCATGCCCTATGCACTCAGCCCAGTCACACTCCTCACCCCGCTGTCCCTCCAGCACCCCAGCCATCTGTGCGCTTTCAGAGCTTTGTGGTGCTGTTCTCTCGGCTCGGAACACTCCCGTCAAGATCAAATGTGCCCTCTCAcctctgtctctgccctcaaGTCACCTCCCTCAGTGAACTACTCAAAAGTCCCTGGCCACCCTATCCTGTTCTGCCTTTCTGCTCAGCTGTTATCCCTTTGAGTGAAGTTATATGTGTTTTCAGTCTTTCCCCAATGTGATGTAAGCTCTGCAAAGTTTAGAATGCATGTCTTATTCACTGATATATATTGGGTATACCACTGGCACAAAGCAGCTGCTCTTTATAATGTGTtcactgtgggggcgggggtggggggaggacctGAGACCATGTGTTTACATGTGAattctgaaaacaacaacaacaacaaaaaataaacaactatcATTCACCCCTTTTCTGGGTGTTCCTATCCTGATTGGGATGCTTCTTAGCCCTGAGCATCACATTTCAAGCTCTCCAGAGCTCCCAAAGCAGCACAAACACAAGCTGTAACCACCACAGAAGCAGGAAGTACAAAATGGGGGAAGGGTTGAGGCCACGTGGTGATAGCATGTCAAGTGTAAACACTTGGGTAATGGTTAAGCTCTGCGACTGTCTATAAAATAGGGAAGGCCAGAGAAAGAATGGGAGGGGTCTAGGAGCCATGGCTTGGTAAAGGAAGGTGGCCTTGATCAGTTCCTGGACCTGAAGAGACTTGGAGAAATGAATCTTGGAATAACTGAGCCATTGGGGAAGGGACTTTGGGCATGGTGACTGATGATTCATCCCTGTCTATTTCTGTAGACAGGTTTTTCTTTGAGTCACcggctcacaaaaaaatgacacagagacttattaaatatgaaagctcagcctgtaGCTTTTATACAGAATCcacaactagctcttacaacttaaattaacccattaatattaatctaccttttttacctcttttccatcttgcacctcctgtttcctctccatcctctccggCATTTCTCTtgcacctagattcatctcctcttcctttctctctgctcagaggtcccacctaacctcttcctgcctagctcttggccattcagctctttatcaaaccaatcagaaggcaccttggcaaagacacatcttcacagtgtgcaaaaagattattccacaacatcttgcttcctctgagtcctcCTGAAGACAAACAGGGTACCTGGATGACAAGAAGTTGTGCGGACTAACTTTCTGGACTACTCTGTCTGTACCACAGCTCAGAGAAGAAGCAATCCTTAAAGCTACCGGGACTGGCTCATCACTAGATAATGAGCCGGAGGTATATGTAAAGGAAGATTAATGCCAATTAATGTCTCTGAAATTCAGTTAACACCTGTGTCAGATGTTTGAAAGGATTCGCTAAAACCAGGTGGCCAGAGGCCAAATACAGTATAG encodes the following:
- the Tppp2 gene encoding tubulin polymerization-promoting protein family member 2; translated protein: MASEAEKTFHRFAVFGDTSSSGTEITNKNFSKLCKDCGIMDGKAVTSTDVDIVFSKVKAKNARTINFQQFQEAMKELGQKRFKGKSLDEALENIYKLMEGKDPATTGVTKATTVGGVDRLTDTSKYTGTHKERFDESGKGKGIEGREETTDNSGYVSGYKGAGTYDQKSK
- the Rnase13 gene encoding probable inactive ribonuclease-like protein 13, translated to MARDVVWLLFLQLVFRPTLVIGINMQMAIKNFRTLHIDYPMVKYPKGFHGYCNGLMAYVRGRVQDWFCPKIHYVVHAPWKDTQKFCKYSESFCENYNEYCTLTQDSFPITVCTLDSKQPPTSCSYNSTLTNQRLYLLCSSKHDAEPIGIIGIY